Within the Mastacembelus armatus chromosome 23, fMasArm1.2, whole genome shotgun sequence genome, the region gagtgagtgtgagtgtgtgtggttgtctgtctttgtgtgtctatatgtggccctgcgacagactggtgacctgtccagggtgtacccctgccttccacccgagagagagctgggataggctccagcagatccccgtgaccctgagccaggaaaaagcgggtatagaagatggatggatggatggatttctcCTTGCAGTTTCTTCTTGCATATTTTCCTTGCATCTTAACATTGGCAGGACTAAGACACAAGTGAGGGAACAGTGGATGCAGGAAACACCCAGTGTCTTCAGTGGAAATGTTACAAAGTTTAAATGAATCATTCACTTTCAAACCTTTTTTTGCAATGttgcatgtgtttatatgttttgttgctgctgaatgatatttgaaaataatgaatcaggttttgttggtgtttgtttAGTTGTGGTGTGGAAGTGAAGAGTGACTGATAAGTGCAGGTGAAAGTGTTTCTATTGCTCGCTGATCACATGATATGTCTCTGTTAGTACTCTTGCTTTGAAGAAGACTTCATGCCGATATGTTTCAGTAGTGCAATTTACAGATGTCAGACTGATTTCAGCACAAGTCTGGGTCACCAGTGTTTACACTGATAGACAGATAATAGGATCAATGTAACATCTTGAATccactgcagtgaaaacaacagaaagaaaaggctcTGAGCTTTAACTGGTGTCAGTTTACAGTACAACTATATTGGGCATCCATCCAAGTTAAAAGCACAGACAACATATATTAATGTCATGCACTGCAGCTGTAGTATATTAAGCGATGTTCGCACATCACAGATCACTGTCATGGTGGGTCGTGGTTTCAGAGGAGGAaggatggagagacagaaaagcgGGAAAAGATGTGGAGAGATGGATGTGGAAAGATAGATGTGGAGAGATGGATGGGTAAAACGCTCCccgaggggaaaaaaaaccaaaaaacctAGTGCTTCAGATAAAGAATCGATTCAAAAGCCTTGctgtagaggaaaaaaaaaataattaggaAAGTATGCAGAAAGCTTCCTCGGGCATTTACACAACACAGGCGCTGCATTGTGTGGCTTTGGCTTGTCGATGCTCTGTGAAAGATTGCTTTCTCTGAAGGGCATAAGCGCTCCATTTAGAGATGCATTCAATTGCTCATTAAAATCTGGGCACTCCGTTGTTCTGAACCATGGGCACAGACAATCTGTCAGTTTAGAGCGTTGACAATGGATGATATTTCAGCATGTTTTAGTGCTTTATAGCGGTCAGAGATTAATGATTTCACTGGACAGGCAGACGATGAAAGCGATAGGAGAGTCAATATAAAGAGCCCACATAAAAGTACCCAGTAGTGATCTGTCTGCACAAATTCAGAAAATTGCCATCTCAGCCTCTTTGAgaagcaacacaaacaaaattgtTATAGAGCACTGGAGAAATGGCAGCCTCTATGATAGCAAAGTCATATTTTTGCACCAGATGTGAAGATCAGAGATGCTGACAGAAAGTTGGTGAAGCACATGCATTCCCCTCTCTCAGCtctttttattttgactcatgccttcatgtactgtatgtttcactAAAGCAGATTGAGATGCTGGTGGTTATTATCGCCTGCTAAATGCCGTGGGAGAACACGGATCTGCTAAATATTAATTAATGTCTCAGTGATGTAAGAATTCGATGCTTCTTTTACTCTGAGATTTAAATGTGTCACAGACTTAAAACAACCCTTTCTGTTTGTTTAGCCTTGTTGTCACCAAAATATTAAGACGGCAAAATAATTCTTGTGCCCAGATTCACTGGAGTATAAACATGACTTTCGTCTGAAGAGCGCTCAGCAAACCTAACAATTGACCTTTTATACAAGGTATTCCTCTGCCAGGGCAGTATGTTCGCTACTGaaagaaaaattattttctttgacaTCAAATAAATGGCAAAGTTCAGCTACCATAGAGCGACAGTGATTAATTTTACTTGAGTTTGGCTGAAAATTAACTGTTTCTGATGCCGAGAAGACAGACTGGTTCTTTGTGAATTTATTCCACCtctgtgtttagtttgtttCAAATTGACCCTTTTCTTGGTGTTTTTTCCAGGAAAGGTTGTGTTTACCAGTGACGTGTATTGTCCGCTTCATATTTTATACAGGTTTCATAGGTTTTTAGTAGACTGCATTTTAATGTGATGCCACAGgagatactgtattttctggactataagttaCAAGAAAACCAATCTGGTTAGTTGTGGGAGTTATACATGTGgttttcatatttcagtgtGACTTATAGTTCGGACAATAATGTAGATAAGTCAGACACACAGAATTtgatattttctcacctttgTTGCTGCAGTTCAGCAGAGGTTTAGGGAACATGTAGGTACGACACATGGCTGTGGCCTCAGGCTTCACTTTGATAGGTGGGGGCTTTGGTCGTCCCCCCTCTGGAGCCCCCGGCCTCCTGTCCAACTGGTTGTGATCTTGACACAAAAAGTCCACATTCAGCTTCCTCAGCTTCTGACCCTTCAGGGACAGGGGCTCCTCACACTTGGCATAGTTGCCCAGGTTGCGTTTGCTAGGCACCTGCAGTGTCCTGACCAGGCTGTCCAATGAGCAGTGGCAGCTCCAGGGGTTGTCATAGAGACGGAGGTAGGTGAGGCGGGGCATAGGAAGCAGGGCCTCCTCGGAGGCTGTTCTCAGTCTGTTGTGCTGAAGGAGCAGGGTGGTGAGCTGGGAGAGGCCATTGAATGCATCATCCTCCACCATAGAGAtttggttctgctggaggtccAGGCTCTTCAGCTGAGTGAACTGGGCAAACATATTGTCCCTCAAAACCTAAGAGGGAATAGAGATTTGAGCTGGTTTTGTTTCCAGTGTGTATGTCCTGTTATGTATAGTAtgtagaataaaaacattttactaaaCTATTTCATATAACAAAAGAGAAAGTCTAAAAGGTCCAAAAATCCacctaaaaagaaaacagaacccACTTTGTTCCTTCTTTCCCTTACTAACCAGCCCAACTCTTTGAACTTGGATGAGTCAAGGTAAAGCAAAAAGTAAATGATGCCATTTTTCATTGATTTGCTCAGTGTTTACGAACTCATTCATCCCAATTTATTACCTTCCCACCAAACCATTTAATTTTGTTCCTCTCAGCACCTGTGAAACACATCCGGTGCGCTTACTCAGACATGTGAGAACTTACATGCACACATAGCAGGAAAGTCTGTCTTTGATCTCAGCCCCAAATAAATGGTGCACAGATGCTCATTGTATCAACAAGCTGGCTGGGTTTAGGTTCACTGAAGGCTGAGACAGTAAATCTCAGATAACTGATGAATGTGTTACACAAAACTCTACTAAACATTCTTGGTATCTGTTAATTAGTGGTCGCTGTATTTTATCACATGTCTACAGCAGGTAGTCTGTGTCTTGCCTCTTTATATTTACACAGCACAAGTGTGAATTGTTTCTTCATACCTGGATCTTATTTCTTGCCAACAGCAGGTGATGGATATCTTTGGGCCAGGTCTGCATCACAGTGGTCAGCTGTCTGTCCTGACAGTCCAGGTACTTCTCTCCTGCCTCCATGTATTCCTTACACTCCTGAATTTGACGCCTCATGACCCCGGCCCTGCCTCTGCCCCGTACACGACCCCTGGCGCCCCTCTCCACGGCCCCTGAACGAGGGCCTCTCCGAGGCTCAGCTGAACGGAGGAGCAGCAAGAGGAGGAGCGTTTTGAGGAGACGCATGAtgggaaagaaggagagaggaaggcCTCTTGGTAATCAGGACAACCTTGAAAGACTGTTAGATGTCGGGTGTGATGAGATACAGGAGGCCGGTCACAGCTGTTTGGATGAACACAAAAacggagggagagaggggggggtgAAAAAAGACTCACTGACAAGCTACAACAATACCTTGCAGGTGAGTTGTTTTATGCTTTGAGAACATTTTGCACAAAAAGGCCATTTTACTGGCTCCTCCTTTACAAGAGTAAATAatgcatttattattcatttagtttAAACTCTAGATTATAACACATGTTGCGTGAATTCAAAATGCAGGGCCCATATTCAACATGACATGCCCGtatgttttattcttgtttaCATGCCCGTAAGGACAAGCAAGGAAGACCTATTAGACACAGTGTCACACTGCCAGCATGTCTTGAGGTAGGTAAATAAAGTTCACATGTAAAAAGAAGATAAATCATTGTAttcacaaatacaataaaatgtacaGGCAGTTGCCTTGACAGCGTGTCGAAAGAGATAACACCCACATGTTGAAAGAATTAGTCAAGCAGTAGGCTGAAAGGAaaggggggaaaacaggaaaaggagtttgaaagaaaggaaagagacatTTGCAACATGTTAACATCTTAAGGGTTAAAAGTTGGTCATAGTAAATGCTGTTTTCTAAGTCTGATACCCAATGAATGTTATCTTCCCCCAGttataaacacatgcagatttttCCTGTCTCATCCTGCCATCCCATTAAATAAGCTTTTGGCTGTAATTGATTAATCttttaacattttccatttctcttttctctcttcacaTCTTGATTTTATCTCTTAGCCTCTGCCACATTTTATCTGTCCAAATAATAGTGCAGCATCTAACCGTCAGTAAAACAGTAGTTTTTGTGTGCATTAAACCAACAAGATGAATCTGTGTCCTGGTGGGCAGATTTTACCTCTGGATGGAACCAGGCTTGCTGTTTCCACTTGTTTCTACTCTTTGTGCTGACAAAAGCTTAACTGGCTATGATTTTAGTCCTGTAGTTAGTGGACTGGCATGACTTACTGCCTATGTCTGTTCTTTTTCTTGCTGCCCAGCTTTCTTACCATTTGTGCTGCCAAACTGTGAAACTATCATCTACCACAAATATGAACTTCACAACTGGAAATGTTAATATCTATGGCTTAATGATGGcaattgcctttttttttttttgtgtcactcAGCCGCTCGTTCTGGTCTCCACACATCTGCTgattgtgtgaaatgtgtgcgcgcgtgtgcatgtgtgtgcatgcacgtgagtgcgtgtgcgtgtgtgtgtatgtgcacattgTATGGTAAAATCATGAGTCATGGCTCCCTTGTGTTTTCAGAGGCAAAAAAGGCAAGGGGCCCACAGGTCTGCCAAGAAACAccgtgcacagacacacatgtgcTGGCTGACTCAATCCAACTGTACCAAACCACAGCCCCCTTCCAGTCTGTTTCACAGTGGAACAAGCCTGTCAATGCAGATGGTATCGTTCCATAGTGAACAGCCTGAACCTTAGTCAGctacaaaaagaaacagctgaGAATGTGTCTGGGGTCACAATTTCCAGTCCACTGTCCACTTATCAAATGTCCAGTTGTCATTTATCTCAGATGAAGCAAATGAAGCTCGATCTCCTTCACTTCAGCCGTCCACTGTAATAATGTGCTTCTTATTCGCTCTTACTCCAAACCTAACAGGAGCTGAATGAATTGGTCTTGGTCCACAAgttgtcagtgtggttgtgtcTGTCCCTCagcctcttcctctctgtttgtctttgcatatgCTTGGATAATGTAAATCAACTACAAACACATGTTCTTGTGTCAGTGTAGCTGATGAGAGACATGTTTCAACACATGGCAAGACTTGCGCCAGTCCAAACACCAGACTAGACTAGACTAGACTGAGATGGAACACTTGGAGAGAGGGGTCATGAGGACACCCAGACCCAGGCTCTCACATGAAGTCAGTTGGTGTGGAGCAGGTAttgatatacagtactgtgATCCAACTCTACCCTTCCTGTGGAGCTCAGAGGACAGGGCATGGTATTTAGGGTGTGGTGTGCAGATCACCACACATAGCATGCTACAGTCATTTGAGtgatttgtttctttattgTATTGAGCAGGAAAGTATCCACACTTGTTTCtgtaatttttaatttgttcattttgatttaacatTAACCTTAAATGTATCCAAACTCTGGGAGAAAGTGGAAAGCTTCTGTCCGACAGTGCACAAGTCTTGGGCATGGTTTGCCGTCTTTGAAGTAAATGTCACTCTATAATTAAACGAGCAGCCATGTGGAATAGTGCCTGTACTGCTAAGATCTTCACCACCTCACAGCTGTTCTGCAGGAAAGGTCCAGCCCATCTTAGAGGAGTCACGGTCAGCCTGCAGTGTCCAAAATGCATTCCAGCTGGGTCCATAACCAGCCCACTCAAGCCACACCCATCCCTGTGGTTCACCTCATGCCCACAGCACCCTGAATTAGCCCTTTAGTTTAGTTTCATTTCCCTCCTAGTGCCCTCTGGTCAGTCTATGTCTGTGCCCTTCTGTCTGTAAACATCCAGCAGAAACCATTCAGGTTTGGGTCAGATATTTTGTCAGGGGTGTTGATCTGAATAGCATGCAGCCACTTTTACTGCCACTTCAGCACCTTATGTAGCGCCATGTTTGACTGCTATTTTTATCAGATTGTTCACACCTTAGTGAAGGTCCTGCATACTAACATGAGTTCCACAGGGTCTTACCAGTTATACTGCTTGGTTTTTATATTGGGTGCTAATTATTaggcatttcatttttgttgttaaGACTCCTGGCTGAGTATTTAGTACGTTCACATTAggtggattttacagggagacCACAGTCTGACAGCTCTGCCAACGAACCTTTTGATAGAAATGTACTTGTAGCAAGAGTGTGATTATGTCATCAGTTGTTATAGAGCTCTGGTTACCAGTGTTCACTGAGCCCATACTTAGTGTATCACTGTGTCTGAAACTATTGAGCAAATGGAAAAAtcattattttgtcatttgtattAAATCTTTCAAATGAAGTTCCAAACCAAAACAGTTTGCCTAGTCAGTCttttataaaagtaaaagaCAGTAAGTATTTAGGCACAAGTGTGCACTCAATCAAAACAAACCACTGTGGTGTGTCTCTGTGGAATTTGTTTTGGGGAACAGTGAGCAGGCAGTGTAGGCTTAATTCTCATGTGTCTCCAGCCAAATGTGCTTTTATCTCAAAGCTAAAACATCTCTTTAAATCTTTTGCTCTTCTCCCTCACTGTTAAGTTGATCAAAAATGAGCGATCAACTAAAACCCTGAAATTGAAGCTGTCAATGTAAGTCTTTCAGGGAACGCATGTACAGTAGCACACCACATGTATTATAGTGAGAAAACACAGGGAAGTGAGCGTTGCAACTTTACCAGGTGGCTTGGCACCATGGTAGCCAAATATAAAGTGATATAACAGAGAGGCAGACATACAGCACTACAGGCACCCACACAGGGACAGCGaatggaggaaaaacacacaagaaagaACCATGCTGACCCATCCTGAacattgtgtatttttctcaatTGTCTATTAACTCAAGTGGGTCATTTGGACCCAGCAGACCGGAGGAAACGCAGACAGGCTGGCCTCCTTAACTCCATCACATACCAcccacatcaggcagaaagaGACACTGACTGAGGTTAGAAGAAATACAATGTTTTATGGTGAAGGAAAACCACAAGGAGAACCTGAAAGAGAGAATGGAACAGGATGCCAGACTAAAGATTGATGTCAGACGTTGCACAGGACAGAAAATAGCATGATGTCAGCTAAAGGGAAATTCCCCCTGGCAAAGAGAGGAGGTGGATTTGCTTGGTTTCAGGTGACACTGCTAATCCAGGGACACACAAGAAGACACAGTCACTTTGTTTTGTCCAGATTCCAGTCATAAAAATCAAATTTGTGATATAAAGGATTTGACTGAAGTCTGAGGCACAGTCTGATTGTGATATATGAATCCTAATACTATACACTTCTATTTTCCTcccactgctgcagctgtaaaaactAGAAGAATCTCTATGGTAGTCTGTGTCCGAGATAATCTATGAAGTGCTACCATTTCAAGTCTCACAGACAAAGCCTTGAAGCTGCACAGTCTCTACTTGCACCAGCTGCCCATAAAGGCTCTTCGTGCTCCAAAATACTGGACAGGTCAAAGAGGATGGAAAGAGTTCAGAACTCCAGAAGAAACAATCCAGAAAGCACAAGGGCCACTGTGTTACAGGGAGAAAGCGAGGACAAGCAGGCTGTAAAATCCTATTAACAGAAAAATGGAACAAATTTAGCTTCTGTCCACATTGCCTGCACAGATTTACATGGCTATGTCGGCAATAGGTCAGAGTCAGTCAGGCAATTAATAATAGAAGAAAAGTGACTAAGACactttctttaaaatgtattctgGCAGCTAGTCTCCTAGTAAGGTGATCATGCTtcatttcctttgtgtgtgtgggtgtgtgtatgtgcccaAAGTTCTGTGGCACATTACCATGTAACAGCCCCACCATCCAGCCATTACAAAAAGACTGAAGGATACAAAGAAAGACCGGCAGTATGGACTCGGAACGTAaaaagaggggaggggaaaggTCTAACCATAAGCCCAAATCCtaaagcagaggaggagacagtGACAGAAGTAGATGTATAGTGTATGTATGTAGAGAGCAAGCAAGAGAGGGAGAACCCTCACAC harbors:
- the lrrc17 gene encoding leucine-rich repeat-containing protein 17, with protein sequence MRLLKTLLLLLLLRSAEPRRGPRSGAVERGARGRVRGRGRAGVMRRQIQECKEYMEAGEKYLDCQDRQLTTVMQTWPKDIHHLLLARNKIQVLRDNMFAQFTQLKSLDLQQNQISMVEDDAFNGLSQLTTLLLQHNRLRTASEEALLPMPRLTYLRLYDNPWSCHCSLDSLVRTLQVPSKRNLGNYAKCEEPLSLKGQKLRKLNVDFLCQDHNQLDRRPGAPEGGRPKPPPIKVKPEATAMCRTYMFPKPLLNCSNKGLTHVPSDLPSDIVKMDLSKNIIKHLRPKQFLLSKDLKLLDLSSNNLHHIDTAAFAGLLYLRELDLSNNSLHYFQYSVLEDLYFLRKLSLDNNPWICDYYIHYLIYWLKHHPGVFYTGLICSEPPEFRGWRVEDYVKTYNGECPKDKQTEGTDTGQGGQGVSENEAQEVLGEMAEEQNEHLPQPLKEKKPKTFEIIRLS